Proteins found in one Osmerus mordax isolate fOsmMor3 chromosome 20, fOsmMor3.pri, whole genome shotgun sequence genomic segment:
- the LOC136964554 gene encoding 3-hydroxy-3-methylglutaryl-coenzyme A reductase-like, translating to MSQFGGERSNEGESVTSNGWLTSGFRGGTMLTGVFRLHGLVVASHPWEVIVGTVVLTVCLMSMNSLAATNQVCSWNEDCPKLQERILSSDIIILTVTRCMAIIYIYIQFQNLRQLGSKYILGIAGFFTVFSSLVFSTVVIHFLGKELTGLNEALPFFLLLIDLSKACALAKFALSSNSQEEVRENISQGMAILGPTFTLDALVECLVIGIGTMSGVPQLEIMCCFGCMSVLANYFVFMTFFPACVSLVLELSRESREGRPIWQLSHFARVLAEEEDNKPNPVTQRVKIIMSLGLVLVHAHSHLATENSGQNRTTEGQMIKRLDPNDSLWPLSVFSMDLEQVITLALALLLAVKYIFFEPTETDSPLSLKSPIASPPPAVAQRGVEDCCRREPAPHKAPRRTAGTPTPSPGAEPPLGGSAGEATGPRLVVPPQQNGPCCPGSHVAAAASPRSPAPPPSSPAPPPSYPAPPPSSPRPLEECLAILSDPERGARSLSDAEVTLLVTSRNIPTYKLEAVMETPERGVAIRREMLSSKLPDPSALVGLPYKGYDFSKVMGTCCENVIGYMPVPVGVAGPLLLDGKEFHVPMATTEGCLVASTNRGCRAVALSGGCSSRILGDGMTRGPVVRLPSACRAAEVKAWLETPDGFSTIKQAFDHTSRFARLDKLQIGLAGRNLYVRFQSQTGDAMGMNMLSKGTEQAVSILQQQFPDLQVLSVSGNYCTDKKPAAINWILGRGKSAVCEATVPAKVVREVLKSSTAALVELNLNKNLVGSAMAGSIGGFNAHAANIVAAIYIACGQDPAQTVGSSNCITLMEAAGPGGEDLHISCTMPSIELGTVGGGTNLEPQQACLQILGVQGSSPDQPGQNARQLARVVCGTVLAGELSLMAALAAGHLVKSHLTHNRSKVNLPEMHPSHSEKAACHTRGINQSEESIS from the exons ATGTCACAATTTGGGGGAGAACGTTCAAATGAAG GTGAGTCAGTGACCTCAAACGGCTGGCTAACATCAGGTTTTCGTGGCGGTACCATGTTGACTGGTGTGTTCAGACTGCATGGCCTGGTGGTGGCGTCACACCCATGGGAGGTGATCGTGGGCACCGTGGTCCTCACCGTGTGCCTTATGTCCATGAACAGCCTGGCCGCCACTAACCAGGTCTGCAGCTGGAACGAGGACTGTCCAAAACTTCAGGAG AGAATCCTGagcagtgacatcatcattcTAACAGTCACTCGCTGCATGGCCATCATTTACATCTATATACAGTTCCAGAATCTTCGACAGCTTGGCTCCAAATACATACTTG GTATTGCAGGATTTTTCACGGTGTTTTCCAGCTTGGTTTTCAGCACGGTGGTAATCCACTTTCTGGGGAAAGAGTTGACGGGCCTAAA TGAAGCACTCCCGTTTTTTCTCTTGCTCATCGACTTGTCCAAGGCATGCGCCCTGGCCAAGTTCGCCCTCAGCTCAAACTCTCAG gaggaggtgagggaaaaCATATCCCAGGGCATGGCCATCCTGGGCCCCACCTTCACCCTGGACGCCCTGGTGGAGTGCCTGGTCATTGGCATAGGCACCATGTCAG GAGTGCCCCAGCTGGAGATCATGTGCTGCTTCGGGTGCATGTCTGTTCTGGCCAACTACTTTGTCTTCATGACCTTtttccctgcctgtgtgtctctggtccTGGAG TTATCCAGAGAGAGCCGGGAGGGGCGCCCGATCTGGCAGCTGAGCCACTTTGCCCGCGTgctggctgaggaggaggacaacAAGCCCAACCCAGTCACCCAGAGGGTCAAGATCATCATG TCTCTGGGCTTGGTCCTGGTCCACGCCCACAGTCACCTGGCCACGGAGAACTCGGGCCAGAACCGGACCACGGAGGGGCAGATGATCAAGAGGCTGGATCCCAATGACAGCCTGTGGCCTCTGTCTGTGTTCAG tatGGACCTGGAGCAGGTGATAACCCTCGCGCTGGCTCTCCTCCTGGCCGTCAAATACATCTTCTTTGAGCCGACCGAGACCGACTCCCCCTTGTCCCTGAAGAGCCCCAtcgccagcccccctccagccgTGGCCCAGCGGGGGGTGGAGGACTGCTGCAGGAGGGAGCCAGCCCCCCACAAGGCCCCACGGAGGACAGCCGGCACCCCCACCCCGAGCCCAGGGGCAGAGCCTCCCTTGGGGGGCTCCGCAGGCGAGGCGACGGGCCCTCGTCTGGTGGTCCCGCCCCAGCAGAACGGACCCTGTTGTCCCGGCTCCCATGTTGCTGCCGCCGCTTCGCCCCGCTCCCCCgcacctcccccatcctcccccgcACCTCCCCCATCCTACCCCgcacctcccccatcctccccccgccccctggaGGAATGCCTAGCCATCCTGTCGGACCCAGAG AGGGGCGCCCGTTCCCTTAGCGACGCAGAGGTCACGCTGCTGGTGACCTCCAGGAACATCCCGACCTATAAGCTGGAGGCCGTCATGGAAACGCCAGAGAGGGGCGTGGCTATCCGAAGAGAGATGCTGTCGTCCAAGCTGCCCGACCCCTCCGCCCTGGTCGGCCTGCCATACAAGGGCTACGACTTTTCAAAG GTGATGGGGACCTGCTGCGAGAACGTCATTGGCTACATGCCCGTTCCGGTGGGAGTGGCCGGCCCGCTCCTATTGGACGGGAAGGAGTTCCACGTTCCCATGGCGACCACAGAGGGCTGTCTGGTGGCCAGCACCAACAGAGGATGTCGAGCCGTCGCT ctgagcGGAGGCTGCAGCAGTCGTATCCTAGGCGACGGGATGACCCGCGGCCCTGTGGTCCGGCTGCCCTCCGCCTGCCGGGCAGCCGAGGTCAAGGCCTGGCTGGAGACCCCTGACGGCTTCAGCACCATCAAGCAGGCCTTCGACCACACCAGCAG gtttgCCCGTCTGGATAAGCTGCAGATAGGCCTGGCTGGAAGGAACCTGTACGTCCGTTTCCAGTCCCAGACAGGAGACGCCATGGGCATGAACATGCTCTCCAAG gGTACAGAGCAGGCTGTGTCTATCCTGCAGCAGCAGTTCCCAGACCTGCAGGTGTTGTCCGTCAGCGGCAACTACTGCACCGACAAGAAGCCCGCAGCCATAAACTGGATCCTGGGCAGGGGCAAGTCTGCCGTGTGTGAGGCCACCGTCCCCGCCAAGGTCGTCCGAGAG GTCCTGAAGAGCAGCACGGCCGCGCTGGTGGAGCTCAACCTCAACAAGAACCTGGTGGGCTCTGCCATGGCCGGCAGCATCGGGGGCTTCAACGCCCACGCGGCCAACATCGTGGCGGCCATCTACATCGCCTGCGGGCAG GACCCGGCCCAGACGGTGGGAAGCTCCAACTGCATCACCCTCATGGAGGCTGCCGGCCCCGGGGGAGAGGACCTGCACATCAGCTGCACCATGCCCTCCATAGAGCTGGGCACGGTGGGGGGAGGCACCAACCTGGAGCCCCAACAGGCCTGCCTGcag ATCCTGGGCGTCCAGGGCTCCAGTCCGGACCAGCCGGGTCAGAACGCCCGGCAGCTggccagggtggtgtgtggCACCGTCCTGGCCGGAGAGCTGTCCCTCATGGCTGCCCTAGCGGCCGGACACCTCGTCAAGagccacctcacacacaaccg ATCAAAGGTGAACTTGCCGGAAATGCACCCGTCACACTCTGAGAAGGCAGCATGTCACACAAGAGGCATCAACCAATCGGAAGAGAGCATCTCGTGA
- the fam169ab gene encoding soluble lamin-associated protein of 75 kDa: protein MDFPVDVLGSVSHEGLEEEAKAYMTDLRYVSLDKAQSFTLNNHRKIRITLSNVGFVPIYGGDLKHKVLALFAPEDQLTAVALLLAGQWWSVEDILTTSDPSRTGLLKVRSVVERIVLYVLNRIVYRVSEMERPEIPFLCHSQRDFAKILWKDGQAVGFYSVKPKDSLCNHFVTQCYQLPVMDSIFIRKCHRGNGHGLEMLEDLVDSFKEDQLGLKYPLSIPMYKVCSKYLSRYPADEDLLWVVEGVGGPYQRESVASKLRNLRLKVSQPLATANGDHGLTLLTGDLDSQKMEDGDTHLSCLDITEDIIVVNKHLKLVEDLEETPVSTRTRSSGGKKRDRDQTEDLEESHQPKMSRLEDEEGDTEATAMATEGDGQGEEKECPGPVEAEGPVAPEPPEELAPEKQEAPALGRPALGVEEVNGELTDDLMEEQEEEEEEEEGKKGVEEEDSRQPESALENGAAEEDVEMEGGKEEEEEVPKDMDTVEAAPVESPTAEAESPPLSEEEPIEAPLTAPPAPEGASLPGEGPEESGEEPPASQAPATPQEAPAMEEEEEKEDSSPADSSGEAVLLVGVAELSYQPPEEEGQQGEVDGGGEGEVAEQEEKMEAEGEAVTTEDEEGEDDAGDVGAARGRGGRRAAKRQSKRLSQAPAEGGDSEVTEVNEEEEKEEEEKEKAVTTEDDAHAGGGKHFNPGGGGGGRGGGRGGASCSGSESAEEEDQSREVSIQIQRQTT, encoded by the exons ATGGACTTCCCTGTGGACGTGTTGGGCTCCGTGAGCCACGAGGGCCTGGAAGAGGAGGCCAAGGCCTACATGACCGACCTCAGATACGTCAGCCTCGACAAGGCCCAGAGCTTCACCCTCAACAACCACAGAAAG ATCAGGATAACTCTGTCCAATGTGGGCTTTGTTCCGATCTACGGAGGAGACCTGAAGCACAAGGTTCTTGCTCTGTTTGCCCCAGAAGACCAGCTCACAG CGGTGGCCCTCCTCCTGGCTGGTCAGTGGTGGTCTGTGGAGGACATCCTCACGACCTCCGACCCCTCCAGGACCGGCCTTCTCAAG GTCAGGAGTGTTGTGGAGAGGATTGTTCTGTATGTCCTGAACCGTATCGTATACCGGGtcagtgagatggagagacccGAGATTCCCTTCCTCTGCCACAGCCAGCGTGACTTCGCCAAGATCCTGTGGAAGGACGGGCAGGCAGTGGGATTCTACTCAGTCAAACCCAAAG ACAGCTTGTGCAATCACTTCGTGACCCAGTGCTACCAGCTTCCTGTCATGGACTCCATCTTCATCAGGAAGTGTCACCGTGGAAACGGCCATGGCCTGGAGATGCTGGAGGACTTAGTGGACTCTTTTAAAGAGGACCAGCTGGGCTTGAAATACCCACTTTCCATCCCCATGTACAAAG tgtgCAGCAAGTACCTGAGTCGATACCCTGCTGACGAGGACCTGctgtgggtggtggagggggtcgGGGGGCcctaccagagagagagcgtggcTAGCAAGCTGAGGAACCTCAGACTGAAAG TCTCACAGCCCCTGGCTACAGCCAATGGAGACCATGGTTTAACGCTGCTGACAGGAGACCTGGACAGCCAGAAGATGGAGGACggagacacacacctcagctgTCTGGACATCACT GAGGATATCATAGTGGTGAATAAGCATCTCAAGCTTGTTGAAG actTGGAGGAGACCCCGGTGTCGACTCGTACGAGGAGCAGCGGGGGGAAGAAACGTGACAGAGATCAGAcggaggacctggaggagagccATCAGCCCAAGATGAGCAG GTTGGAGGACGAGGAAGGTGACACAGAGGCcactgccatggcaacagagggggacggacagggggaggagaaggagtgcCCAGGTCCTGTGGAGGCAGAGGGCCCTGTGGCCCCAGAGCCCCCAGAGGAGTTGGCCCCAGAGAAGCAAGAGGCCCCCGCCCTGGGGCGCCCAGCCCTG ggggtggaggaggtgaatgGAGAGCTGACGGATGACCtgatggaggagcaggaggaggaggaggaggaggaggaggggaagaagggagtggAAGAGGAAGATAGTCGGCAGCCTGAGAGTGCTTTGGAGAACGGCGCGGCAGAAGAGgatgtggagatggagggggggaaggaggaagaggaggaagtgccCAAGGATATG GACACTGTGGAGGCAGCCCCAGTGGAGTCACCGACAGCAGAGGCAGAATCACCCCCCTTGTCAGAAGAAGAACCAATCGAGGCTCCCTTGACAGCTCCCCCTGCCCCGGAAGGGGCTTCTCTACCTGGGGAGGGTCCTGAGGAATCCGGGGAGGAACCTCCAGCCTCTCAGGCGCCAGCGACGCCCCAGGAGGCTCCTgccatggaggaggaagaggaaaaggaggacagCAGCCCAGCCGACTCTAGCGGGGAGGCAGTGCTCCTCGTCGGGGTAGCAGAGCTGTCCTACCAGCccccggaggaggagggacaacaGGGGGAggtggacggggggggggagggggaggtggcagAACAGGAGGAAAAGATGGAGGCGGAAGGAGAAGCCGTCACcacggaggacgaggagggggaggatgatgcGGGGGATGTTGGGGCAgcaaggggcagggggggcaggcgggCGGCTAAACGCCAATCCAAGAGACTGAGCCAAGCGCCAGCTGAGGGCGGAGACTCTGAGGTCACGGAGgtcaacgaggaggaggagaaggaggaggaggagaaggagaaggctgTGACAACTGAGGATGACGCCCATGCTGGGGGGGGAAAACACTTTaatccaggaggaggaggaggaggaagaggaggaggaagaggaggagcctccTGTAGTGGATCAGAGAGCGCTGAGGAGGAAGATCAAAGCCGTGAAGTCTCCATCCAAATCCAAAGGCAAACGACGTAG
- the LOC136964046 gene encoding beta-1,3-galactosyl-O-glycosyl-glycoprotein beta-1,6-N-acetylglucosaminyltransferase 4-like, giving the protein MLAVCALLLVCLMVTVRFSKEPFELTATVDEIQTYHKYDIDCSAIYDLDPVEVGKSLVIRKNVVREKDTTLVNLTSNCPRYLKSRGYGTIPVSEEERQFPLAYSMVVHKSAWMVERILRSVYSPNNLYCIHYDQKSSVEFKSAMEGLAHCLPNVFIASKLENVIYASITRLKADLNCLFDLLGSEVKWRYVINLCGQDFPLRANWELVSELRALRGSNMLETTRPPFYKTQRYAFQYKLVDANFEYHKIPIQTDVAKDPPPHNIEMFIGSAYFTLSREFVNYVINSPHAKDFLKWSEDTFSPDEHFWATLARVPGVPGEVPRSQPDVSDLMSRTRLVKWYYLEGSLYPDCTGRHVRSVCIYGAGEIRWLLENGHWFANKVDPMVDPVLIQCLEEKLQERQRRLVIN; this is encoded by the coding sequence atgctggctgtgtgtgcccTGCTGTTGGTGTGTCTAATGGTTACTGTCAGATTTTCCAAAGAACCTTTTGAACTCACTGCAACAGTTGACGAAATCCAGACATACCACAAATATGACATCGATTGCTCCGCCATCTACGATCTTGACCCCGTGGAAGTGGGCAAGTCTCTGGTCATCAGGAAGAATGTTGTGAGGGAGAAGGACACCACTCTGGTCAACCTCACCTCCAACTGTCCACGCTACCTCAAGTCCAGGGGATATGGCACCATCCCGGTGTCGGAGGAGGAAAGGCAGTTCCCTCTGGCGTATTCCATGGTGGTGCACAAGTCTGCCTGGATGGTAGAGAGAATCCTCAGATCTGTGTACTCCCCTAACAACCTCTATTGTATCCATTACGACCAGAAGTCCTCAGTGGAGTTCAAGTCTGCTATGGAGGGCCTGGCTCACTGCCTGCCCAACGTCTTCATCGCCTCCAAGCTGGAGAATGTCATCTATGCTAGCATCACTCGGCTGAAGGCCGACCTAAACTGCCTGTTTGACCTGCtcgggtcagaggtcaagtgGAGGTACGTGATCAACCTGTGTGGGCAGGACTTCCCTCTCAGGGCCAACTGGGAGCTGGTGTCAGAGCTGAGGGCTCTGCGAGGCTCCAACATGCTGGAAACCACCCGCCCCCCTTTTTACAAGACCCAGAGGTACGCCTTCCAGTACAAGCTGGTGGACGCCAACTTTGAGTACCACAAGATTCCCATTCAAACGGACGTAGCCAAAGATCCGCCGCCGCACAACATCGAGATGTTCATCGGCAGCGCTTACTTCACGCTCTCGCGGGAGTTCGTCAACTACGTCATCAACTCGCCGCACGCCAAGGACTTCCTCAAATGGTCGGAGGATACCTTCTCTCCAGACGAACACTTCTGGGCCACTCTCGCACGCGTACCCGGGGTGCCGGGAGAAGTGCCCAGGTCCCAGCCTGACGTATCTGACCTGATGAGCAGGACGAGACTGGTGAAGTGGTACTACCTGGAGGGGTCTCTATACCCCGACTGCACCGGCAGACACGTCCGGAGCGTGTGCATTTACGGGGCAGGGGAAATACGCTGGCTACTTGAAAACGGTCACTGGTTCGCCAATAAGGTCGATCCCATGGTGGACCCTGTTCTCATTCAGTGCCTGGAAGAGAAACtgcaagaaagacagagacgtCTGGTGATTAACTAA